DNA from Parvularcula marina:
CGCGCCGCTTCGCCATTCGCGCCGGTCGCCAGATAGATCTCACCGAGCATGAATTTGGCTTCTGCCGTCTGGGTCGCCTCGGGGAATTTGGCGACAAAGGCTTCAAGCTTGGCTTCGGCCGTCTCGTAATCGGCAGCCAGCACCGACTGATAAGCCTCATCATAGGCACGGTCGGGATCGTCCGGCAGCATGACAGTCGGCGTCATCGGGCCTTCGGGCTCGCCTGTATCTTCGCCGCTCAACAGATCGACCGGCCCACCGGTCGTGCCGCGATCGGGATTGTCGATGCCGTCAATGCCAGGCAGCCGGCTTGGCGCGCCGAATTCCGGCGACCCTGCGCCTTCGAGACGCTCAATGATCTCCTGCTGACGCTCCAGCCGGTAGGCGAGCTCCTCAACCCGGCCGGTCAGCTCGGCAATCGACTGCTCAAGCTGAAGAACGCGAATTGATGTGTCCGCAGCGGACGGCCCGTCTGGCGGGAGAACCGCGCCAGAGGGAAAATTCTGGGTGCCGCCCAGCGGACGCTGCGGGCCTTCTACTGAATAAAGTGCGCCCTGCAGGTCGCGGAGCTGGTTTTCGAGCCGGATGAGGCGCTCCTCGACCCGGTCTCCGCGAGCGGCGGCTGGATTTGCCTGAACCTGCGCGACCGCGCTGCCTCCCATCATGGAGGTCAGAAGGGCAGCCGCAATTCCGGCCCGGACAGTGTAAGAAAGACGAAACATGAAATACCCCTGATTCTCTCTTGCCTTTTACCATAGAGGAGACTGCGGCAAAGGGATGGCACGAAACCCCACATTCTTTTCACAAAGATGTCATCTGCCCGCATGCGTGACGCAAAGGCCACTCACGATCTGACTGACAGTCCTATCAAAGCATGATAGCGGCGATTCTCCATGACATCAGCGCCACTCGAACGGATCAGGCTTTGGCTACGCCATTCGGCGGAGCGGGCAGAATCCGTCTCCAACATGAAGGTCTGGCTGCTGGCCGCCGCTGTCGGTGTGCTGGTGTCTTATGGTGTCATCCTTTTCACGATCGCCGTCGAAGCGCTGACAACCTGGGCCTATGGCGAAGGAACGAGCCTACTGGCGCAGGGCGCGCGAGGGCTTGAGCCATGGCGGGCCTTCCTTGTGCCGGTCGTCGGGGGACTGATCGTTGGCGCGATCTTGTGGCTAGCCCAGCGGTTCCATATCCTCCCCGATATCCGCTGTCAGGGTGTTGCCGAAGTTATCGAAGCCCGCGCGAGCCCGCCGGGGCATGTGAGCCTTGCCGGCGGTGCGGCGAACACGATTGCGGCAGGCGTTGCTCTGGGTTTTGGCGCCAGTGCCGGGCGCGAGGGGCCGCTCGTCCTGATGGGTGGCTCGATGGCAACCTTCCTTGCCCGGAGGTTCAAGCTATCGGCAAAAGATGCCCGTACCCTGCTCGGCTGCGCTGCCGCAGCAGCAGTCTCGGCTGCCTTTAACGCACCAATCGCAGGCGTCCTATTCGCGCTAGAAGTCGTTCTGTCGAATTACGCGCTCTCGATCTTCGGCCCCGTCACCCTGTCGAGTGTCGTCTCCCTACTGATCGCTCAATCGCAGCTAGGCGATGTCCACCGCTTCGACATCCCCGCCTATGCGAGTGCCGCGCCCTATGACATTCCGCTCGGCGCTGTCCTCGGCCTGATCTGCGGAGCTGTCGCCTGGTCCTTCCTTCAGACGGCGGCCAAGGGCCGGAAAATGTCCCGCCAGTTGATCGCCAAGCGGCGGGTACCGGCCTTCCTCCTCCCCGTCATCGCAGGCGTCGGGATGGGCGTCATCGGTATTTTCCTGCCCGAAGTGTTGGGCTTCGGCTATGAAGCCACATCTCAGGCGCTCAACGGAAATTATTCGCTCTCCCTGCTGACGATCCTTCTCGTCGCCAAGCTATTCGCCACCGTCCTCTGCCTCTCCTGCAGGTTCGGCACGGGGGTCTTCTCCGGCGGCATTTATCTTGGTGCGATTTCCGGGGCTGCCTTCGGCATCGCCCTTTCCTTCATCTTCCCGGACTCCGCCGTCGCCAATCCGACCTTTTTTGCAATGATTGGCATGGGCGCCGTCTCTGGCGCGATCATCGGTGCACCTATCTCAACAACGCTGATCGTTTTTGAGATCACCGGTGACTATCAGATGACCGCCGCTCTGATGATTGCCGTCGGCATCGCCAGCGTCATGGTGCAGGTCTTCTTTGGGTCCTCCTGGTTCCACTACCAGCTGAACCAACGCGGCTATGATCTCTCCCACGGACCTCAAGGGGTGATCCTCAATACGATCCGTGTGCGCGATGTCATGCGGGCAATGCCCCCAGATGCCGCGCCGCTGGAAGAAGATGCACCTCGGCTGCTCGCCAACCAGACATTGGGTGAGGCACTGGCCCAGATGACTGATCTGGGGCTCGACGGCATGCCGGTCGTCGCGGACAAGGATGATGCAAGGATTGTCGGGACGCTGACACAGATCCGGGCGCTGCGGACCTATAACTCGGCCCTTGTTGAGAGCCATATCGAACATCACAGATAGCAAAAACCGGCCGCCTCCCCCCAGAGACTGCCGGTTACATCACTGCCATAGTGATTAGCGGGCGTCGGCGACGACAATCGTGTCTTCCGTATCCGTATCATTGCTGGCGTAGTCCGAGTAATCAGGGCGGATCGTCGAGTGGTCTTCGACCGCAGCGAATTTCTCTTCCAGCTCATAGCTCGGCGTTGCCAGACGGACAGCAAAATCAGTGCTCGCCTGCATCGTGAACTCGGCGACATTGGCAGAAACATCTGCCGGATCGACTTCGGTTTCCTGAGCAGAAGCAGCGCTCAGGCTCTGGCCGACAAAGATGGCGGCGATGACGCTGGCGGCGATAACGACGTTGCGGTTGGTGATGGCGGTCATGGGTCTCTTTCCTGTTTGCCGCAGGTCGTTGCGACACCATTATGGTTAACCCAAGAGAGCCAGCTCGACTGTGACGAGCATCACCGGAAAGACAAGTTTCAGCGGATGTCAGATCGGCGCGTAATCATAGCGGCCGCCAACCGCCAGCGCCTTCTGATAGGCAGGCCGCGCCTGTATCGCCCGGACATAGCGCAGGACATGGCCATAACGCTTGGCGTTCGGGAAGCGCGACAGCGACGTTTCCAGCGTGAAGATCATCATGACATCGGCGCCCGTCGGATGATCACCTGCAAAGAACTCATTCTCGGCCAGATGCGCATCCGCCAGCCCCAGATAACGCTCCGACCGCGGCAGAATGAAGTTCTGGTGCACGGCCTTCGACGCCTTGTTCAGGATCGGCCGGATCAGCCCCGGCGCTGATTGCGGCATGCGCGAGAAGACCAGCGACATGAAGGAGAAAGGCTGCAGCGTCGATTCGGCAAAATGCAGCCAGTAAAGATAGTCCGTATAATGCGGGCTGTCCGGCCCAGGACGCCATTTCTCGTCCCCCACTTTCGCAAGCAGATATTCGGTGATCGCCCCGCTCTCGGCCAGCGTCACCCCGCCATCCTCGATCACCGGCCAGCCGCCGGAGGGATGCACCCGCGTCTGCTCCTCAGGCCCCAGCATGGTCTTCGGATCGCGCAGCGAGGTGATAAGCTGATACTCCACCCCGAGCTCCTCAAGGAGCCAGAGGATGCGCATGGAACGGGAATTCTCAAGGTGATGAAGCGTGATCATGCCGCCATTTGTGCGGGATCACGTCGCCGCGCGCAAGCAATCTCCCCTCACGACCCTGAGATTGATCTGCACTAGGGGGTCGCCCACGCAGGCGAATTTGCCTACTTCGAAGACGGACCAAAGCGGGGGTGAGCCATGGCCTATTACCAGTCGATCAGGCGGGATCGGAAAACCTATCCCTTGGGCAATCAGGCACCGGGACAGGCCGGTTGGATCGCCCAGCGTCTCTTGCGCCTGCGGGCCATGCTCAATGGCGATATCATCTCCCGGCGCGATCCGAATTCGCTGATCGTCGGGTCATGGAACATCAAACACTTCGATGGCGGCCGGAAACGCCTGCCCGAGAGCTATCACTACATCGCCGAGATCATCGATCATTTCGACATCTGCGCCATTCAGGAGGCAAAGGACATGGAGGCGCTGCGACGGCTCAAAGGCCTGCTCGGGCCGAACTGGGATTTCTTCGTGAATGATCAGACCACGGGCCATGCAGGCAATGACGAGCGCATGGCCTATTTCTTCAACCGCAATAAAGTCCGCTTCAACAATCTGATTGGCGAGCTGGTTTATCCGCGCGACGAACTGTTGAACGGGGAGCAGCCGAGCAGGACGCCTTTCTTTGCCTCCTTTCAGGCCGGATGGTTCCACTTCACGCTTTGCTCCGCCCACATTGTTTCAGAAGACAAGCCCGGCAAACCGACGCGCCAGCAGGAAATCGCCCTCATCGGCAAGACGCTGAAAGAGCGGGCCGAGCGCGAGGACGAAGTCCATATCTTCATGGGTGACTTCAATCAGGATGACATGGATGATGCCGGCCTCGTTGACCTGAAGAATATGGGCTATGTCATTCCTGACTTCGGGCCCACCAATCTGGGGGCGGATAAAAAGCATTT
Protein-coding regions in this window:
- a CDS encoding glutathione S-transferase family protein, which encodes MITLHHLENSRSMRILWLLEELGVEYQLITSLRDPKTMLGPEEQTRVHPSGGWPVIEDGGVTLAESGAITEYLLAKVGDEKWRPGPDSPHYTDYLYWLHFAESTLQPFSFMSLVFSRMPQSAPGLIRPILNKASKAVHQNFILPRSERYLGLADAHLAENEFFAGDHPTGADVMMIFTLETSLSRFPNAKRYGHVLRYVRAIQARPAYQKALAVGGRYDYAPI
- a CDS encoding chloride channel protein, coding for MTSAPLERIRLWLRHSAERAESVSNMKVWLLAAAVGVLVSYGVILFTIAVEALTTWAYGEGTSLLAQGARGLEPWRAFLVPVVGGLIVGAILWLAQRFHILPDIRCQGVAEVIEARASPPGHVSLAGGAANTIAAGVALGFGASAGREGPLVLMGGSMATFLARRFKLSAKDARTLLGCAAAAAVSAAFNAPIAGVLFALEVVLSNYALSIFGPVTLSSVVSLLIAQSQLGDVHRFDIPAYASAAPYDIPLGAVLGLICGAVAWSFLQTAAKGRKMSRQLIAKRRVPAFLLPVIAGVGMGVIGIFLPEVLGFGYEATSQALNGNYSLSLLTILLVAKLFATVLCLSCRFGTGVFSGGIYLGAISGAAFGIALSFIFPDSAVANPTFFAMIGMGAVSGAIIGAPISTTLIVFEITGDYQMTAALMIAVGIASVMVQVFFGSSWFHYQLNQRGYDLSHGPQGVILNTIRVRDVMRAMPPDAAPLEEDAPRLLANQTLGEALAQMTDLGLDGMPVVADKDDARIVGTLTQIRALRTYNSALVESHIEHHR
- a CDS encoding tetratricopeptide repeat protein: MFRLSYTVRAGIAAALLTSMMGGSAVAQVQANPAAARGDRVEERLIRLENQLRDLQGALYSVEGPQRPLGGTQNFPSGAVLPPDGPSAADTSIRVLQLEQSIAELTGRVEELAYRLERQQEIIERLEGAGSPEFGAPSRLPGIDGIDNPDRGTTGGPVDLLSGEDTGEPEGPMTPTVMLPDDPDRAYDEAYQSVLAADYETAEAKLEAFVAKFPEATQTAEAKFMLGEIYLATGANGEAARIFLDHVSNYKDDPRSPEAYLKLGIAFTRLNRPEEACRVFNAGLKKFPNMEQRLATKYAEERAAAVCN
- a CDS encoding endonuclease/exonuclease/phosphatase family protein, producing the protein MAYYQSIRRDRKTYPLGNQAPGQAGWIAQRLLRLRAMLNGDIISRRDPNSLIVGSWNIKHFDGGRKRLPESYHYIAEIIDHFDICAIQEAKDMEALRRLKGLLGPNWDFFVNDQTTGHAGNDERMAYFFNRNKVRFNNLIGELVYPRDELLNGEQPSRTPFFASFQAGWFHFTLCSAHIVSEDKPGKPTRQQEIALIGKTLKERAEREDEVHIFMGDFNQDDMDDAGLVDLKNMGYVIPDFGPTNLGADKKHFDHITFIGPQDEGDLMESGRVDWHEAVYTETDRDAYQQIAAEIRDAPNTGIPYNNWSSFYSRWRTDEMSDHLPIWIEIRTDYSNRYLRAITELGNE